The segment GGGTTTACGGACAATTTACTAAATTTGTACATGATTTTTTAGCTCTTGAAACAACTCCATCACATATCTCCTCTCCCTTAAACAAACCAATGGATGTAGATTTGAGGCCACGGCATCATCACCTTTCTCCCACTTTGGCTAAGAAACGAACCTCACCTGAGGTTTCCAAGCAATCATCAAAGAGAAGCAGGAGTTTTGATGTGTATGTTTTACGTTTTTGGGAATATTGCAAGTTTTTAATTAGtcgtttatttgaatatttcagtttatttgGAAGCGAAGACACTGATTTACGACAAATTGCCGTTCAAGCTGAAGAGACTCGTGAAAATGGAGCTGTTGATAGACCTGCAACACCTCCTCCGCCGATTATTTCTGCagaaaaatcaattcaaaattcTGTTAGACGAGCTTTACCTGCATCACCGATAAGGAGTGATTTGGATGCCGTCAGGGCCAAGTTGGCCAATGTCACCAATAGGGATAAAGTATTGAGTAGATCATGTAAGTTTCTTTCACTTTTCTTGGTTTTCATTGGCTACAACTCTAATAATATTGTTGGATTAACAATGGCCACAATAGTCAGGTTGTTAATGTAGTAACAACAAGTATTATAACTCAAGTATCCTATAAGATAAATCATCAAAACAAGGAAATTAGTTACTAAAAGATGAAAGCCGCAGTTACAAGTCCCCAACACTCTAGCCTGTCGTCCGTGTCAGGCACATAGgaagaaatcaaaaaggaagtaaattaacttaaataacACATATACTTATTCAGACGACACTGTAAAGAATTTGGTGAATTACTTCGATTATTAGGCGGATAATTCTACTTTTGATATGTCTCAAGGGTCCAGTTCCAAGCGATTTCGACAATGTGTCTCCTATTCCTTCATCCTTAATAGGACTGGCTTCACTTTCACTTTCTATATTCTGGATCATAGCAAAACCTGGCTTAACCCCTTTGAGTAGCACTGAGGACCGTATAAAATGCTTCGTATCGTTGATGAACGGTTTGAGAAGGCTCCCAAATTCTATGTTAAAGACGACATCATCGATTGACACCCGTTTTAACACAtcaaaaagtttccatttttccattcTAGAaagaagttatgaatttttccaatgaaaaatattgccaaTATTAAGGTTCAAGTTGAGGTCGGCGAAGTTGATTTTACctgttctcttttttttcctaATGTTTGCTTGCGGAGAAGGCGTTCGGCCACTGTTATAACTTTGCCGATTGTAATGTGTCTCGTAGGACCCCTGAAAACGAATTGAAAACCCATGTCGTTAATAACGAAGTTCTGACTGGAAATGCTTAGTTTAACACGGAACAGATTTCTATCTACATAACATTCATTTTAATCACTcaacaaaatcaacaaataGACTCTTTGTTGTTGAAAATGACTCGACGTCCAACATTTTGGAACGAAATTTCACGGGAACCATCACTCTTCATGAAAGTTATCGTTGTATTGCCGTGcaatacaatatttttcgtAATCCCATCtatagaaatatatttatgattttttcttgttgAATGGTCAGCTCTTGACCTTCTGAAAAGGACAATGTTACTCCGATTGTTCTTGCTAACGCAATCAGGGTGCGATTGATTGCTTTTCTCGAAAAGTTGTCGGTGGTACATTACGCTTTTTTAGTCCTCCAATTATTTCTGGCAAGTTACTTCAGGTTAGCCTAAACCGAGCCTTCCAGTCACGTTTTCCATGGACTTTATTGAAATTCCTATTACTCATTCCTAGAGGTGTATTGTCCATCTGTTGCGGAGTAACTTTGTGAACATTCAATTTCTCgtctttttcattaaaaaacgaTAATGGAGAATGCGATTAACTGTCTATAGGTGCAGtaacttaaaatgaaaacCCATCATCGCTGCTGATCTTAAAGACGCTACCGAATGTTTCTTCACAATCTTTTTTGGCCTTGCACGGTTTTTTCCTAATTCTAGTCAtgatttttgtgataattttttgtcttCCTCGGTGCTTATGCCACCAGATTGAATAATGTCTTCTTCTAAAGATATTATGACTTTAGGCTTTTGATTTGGATGCAAATCTTAGTCTATTGCATTGGCTTTTTGAAGCTTATTCTTGTGGGCTGAAAACaatgattaatatttaataatgcagAGCAAATTGGAAAGTAAGCAAAAATAAGTAGAATAAGAAAGGGATTTGCTTACATTGGGAGGTTTGCGGAAcagaaagttttaaataatcaatggCGTCTCGGAATTTtgtaatgaagaaattttttttaaccattctGTTACTTATCTGTATCTTTTTAGTCCAGTCTTGTTatcaagcaaaaaataaatattctttagGAACATCTGTGTTTCATTTTATGTAAGGCCCAGGGTGTTTTCCAATAGTTATCTTTAGGGATTACTGTATTACTGGTAATAAAGGTTCAAAAATTGGGATATTTATACAGTGTTATATACAGTTACAAAAATCCGGGAGGTTACATCAGGAACATTCTACACATTCTTCACGTAAGgtaaatatgcaaataatttttattataattatttatattttattataattaggCACGCTAACATAGTTCGTAGTTGAacttctttgtttaaaaaatctgtaaaaaaataacccTCCTCCTTCCTTTCTCCTCTTCACAAAACTTCAAACCGTcaagtatataaaatttttaatccacAGGACTATAGCGGATCCAACTCTATTGCtctttcttaaattttccttagGATGCAATTTAGAAAACATATTTGAAGGTTGGTGTTAAAaatgtagaatacgctcctgAAGTAGCTGCTCCGACTTTTGTAACACAgtgtataaatatcaaaattttaaatatacagagtgttttttAAAGATGACGCAAATTTAGGGGGATgttggtttaattaaaatgacaaaaatgttCGAACCCAAAGcgatttatttccaaaatagaGGGTGTTAGAAAAAACCTTCCTTGTGTCTTCTAAAAAGTTCGGTTATCGCAAGTGGATGGGGATGAATGTATCCTAACTGATTAAAGTcgttttcaacagtttttataaattttaaagtattaattacatttcatttaaattttttcacttctaGTAGTTTGTTCAGAGACTTCCAAGAGTTTAGGTGTCAAtcttaatgttaaaaatgatataaGATATATTAGACCAAGCgacaaaaagaaaagttatgtttttaataGCTATGTTCGAAATAATGATGTATTTACGGAAATTCTATTGGGTGTTACTATTATTGtgtaaaattccaaaagaCTAATTACGTGGAAATACTCGTCAAATTTCTGCAGTAAAAAAACCACTTTCCCTAAACTTCAAATCCTGGATTTTGGAAGTGAAGCAATTCCAAACGTTTATTTatagaatgtttttttgtagTATCCCCTTAATTTTGCGTGGTATGTTTAGGAAATACACCGTACGTTGACTGTATTGGGTGGCAATAAAAACATCTAAGTTTTTTTGCTGTTTCATGTGCATAGTTAAACTTTGGACCATTTACACATAATTTAATAACGTATATAATATCATGACGAGGTTTTCTGGATAATTTTGAATGTTCTGGGACTTCCAGTTCAACTGGAACTGAACCCAACTTTAGATTTCAATCACTTTAAGAACACTTTTGTTTTACGTTCTAACCACAAGAGAAATACTGAACCTGAATATTTATGTGTTTCGGTGCGCACTTTCATCCaaattcacgaaatttcattaaaaaaaaaattaaatgcaggTAGGATGGGTCTCATTGGCTGATCTAAAACCTCACcatttatatacatattgactcaaaattacaaaatccAGTGAAGAATTAATGTAATAGAGCCAAAATGTCAGAAGATGCAAAATATCgcatttaaaaactaaaaattaaaatcacttCGTAAGGTTAAACCGAAAGTAATATAACATTCAAAACTTGTGCCAAAAAATGTGTAACGTTTTCTTGTAGAAGTGGCCCAAAGTTCAAGTTTTTATACcaagtgaaatattttaaatatatatattaatcgactgatatttatttttccattccttgtttcagtttttccaATATTAATGATTGATACAACCATGCTAacgtaaaaataacaaatgacACTAAAAAGAACTATAATAAACTACAAGGATACATTAGTATAGCGGTATTAAGTACATTATTAGTAAGAATAGATAATTCCTAATATGTGTACCTGAATCAGGAATTTAAGTATATATCCACTCTCCATAAACCCTTGTTAAGATGGaattattacatttatttaacTCTTAGTTTTTTCGCTTTTAGAAATTTGTTGATCTTTTTTTGGACTACACACTTTTTGAACCTTGCTATTAATCTCTAGTTTAGTTTTGCATCATAAGAGGCCCACGAAGAACCTCTACTATTATATATTGCATAAAACAGTATAAAAAGGAAGGTGTAAGGACATAAAGTAGGTTAAAATAAAGaagggataagaaatcagtagacttaaatcaataaatcactgttgcttttttgcaaattgaaattgacCGATTCGGGCAACATCGATATTTACCAATCGATAGGTGAGACGTCTATTAAGAACAATATTTTGAAGGAAGATAtgcacaaaatttcaattgcgTTAGACTCATCCCAGATAGTGTAGAATATAATAAACCTTATGCTTTTAAGCAGTTTTCTCCTACtgcgcgtttttttttatatctatgCTTTAATCAAtctccaaacttgaaaaatcctGCATGTTCAGGACTTTTTGTGTCAACTTTTGATGGTGTAAagtatttataaaaacatctGATTTTTAGTGCCTGGACTATCTGTTGTACATTTAAGCCCAGATTTGTAAACTCCCAGTATTGGGGGAGGAATAGATACCAAATTACAGATTCGAGAATAGAGTCGTGAATTTCTCAGATCAATTTAGGATTACTCGAAAAACTTGTGGGAACCCCTATTATCTCTGGCAAATAAGTTGCAGTTGTCAATTCTTAATGTTTAATATTCTATTTCAGGCAGTCAGATGGTCGTATGATGACAACTTTAATTAAACAGGAGCGGTcgagaattattatttgtagGGTGCCGTTTAAAAAGTGCATATTTTTCAGGCTTTAAAGAAGTATAACCCACGGATCCACTTGCATGTATCTATCGCATAAACCTTGGAATATCGTCAGTTTCCTTGAGcgtttgagatatttaattgtgaaatttattaaaaaaaaaatatatatatatatacatgtgAGATTTAGGAGATGTCAAAACTACCATATTTTAGCACTTTATAAATATGGACATCTAGGCCAAACTATAATGTCTTTAGATTTAACATCAAGTTATATTCCGAGtatatttctataaaaaccAAGAAGCTGACTAATACCTAGGACctctttcaaatttatatgtaaattagCCTGGAGATAAAGTTGAaggcattttaattatttggtcCTTAGGGCCGGTTTTCCAATCTCCAGGAGACCATGGAATTGATGAAATCAAAATAAGGATCAATGCTCTCTTGATATTTAAACGTCCTTATAGGattattgtttgtttgtttttttttttaaatcaacgCACGTTCTACTTATTTCACTTTTTCTCAATGACGAATAAATAGTCATGTGGCTTAAAAAAACATGGTCAATTTTGTGGTATAGTAAGTTGGAAAGTTAAGTTGATAAAGCAGGCTATCATGTTGATtaggaatttattattttattcaggATAACTTTATATCCTCGGGTTAGCAAATCTGAAATGTAAAACTGGCCCTATCATTTACTGATACATATATAAAGATGCGAAAACTAGTGCTTTAGTCTAAAGTACGCTTTTCTGAAACTTCatgaaaataatgtaattttaaagaaaattcgcAGCTCGACGTGTTAACCGCAATTCTAAACTGTGAGATTGGGCTTTCCAATCCGGGACCGATGTAACCAGTGTGCAAAATGTGCATTTGTACAGTTTGCACATTTCCTGGAAATTGTTGTTGCCGACAGACTACTAGAACGTGCCattggaattaaatttaactttctcGAAGACAAACTAGCACGAGGAAAAATATACTGTGCCCAGTATAAAGATCGTGGATGTtgggaaatatcaaaaaccaTATTAAGTACAACTGAAATCTAATTGCGacgtaataaatatttatttagaaagtGCGGGAAGTGATACATTACTGCAAGTTGATTGCAACTGACATAACAAGGTACGGTGTCCAGTCAAGAATCGCGTGCGATAAAAACACTTTCGCACGTTTTGGGTACGATGTACTTCGAGCGCATGTGTGTATTATTAGTGTGCGGTAAAAAGTTTTACCGCATGCCTGTGAAGTACCCATAAAAGTTTTGATTCTGACGCATGCCACCTGCATTTGTACTTAACAAATtacctttttgaaaaaaatttttcccgACGGCAAACCAAGAAATCTTTGAAGTAAGAACACTTTGCTATTGCCAATTTTTCTTACACACAAAATAGAGTTAGCAAAATTTCTATTCAATGTTTTGGCTTCATGTCAttaccttaattttttaaacacgaatattaatcattttttcacgactaattaattattttttgggcTGAACTAGTACCTCAGTGTGAAGTACAACTATCTCTCATACTGacttcaacatttttaatgtttcagtctaaattaaattgaaattttgatttgcatGTTGTTGGTATTTGGTCTGTGAAGAAACCTGAACATATATGCTCTTCTAAAGAAATTCTATAGTATATGACGcagcaattattttttagtagaataaggataaaaaaaaaataatttgatgatAGTAGTGCGAAGGTGAAAGGTGGGATAGGAAACATAATGTAATTTTGTAGGTAATGAACGCTGCTAAGGGTAAGGTGTCCTTATTTCGAAGACGTTATTAAAGGGGGCcagcagaaaaataaaatgagtttttcactttttcaaattttttattttcaaaaattttgttaagcAGCTACTTGTTCAACATATTGCAACATTAAAGAGGTTTAGgtatgaaatttaattggagGTCCACTTGTTACAGGAATATGTGAGGTAATCATAAAAGTCTTGCCCTTCTTTCTATTTTATCCTGCTTACGCCCTTTTCAGctcctttttaaaatatactgtAATGTCGGTCAATCTCGCTATATGCCTGATGCATCAGAGGTATCGGCTCCTGATGGGAGCTTCTTGAACACAGTCTACGATAGTACAACAAAGAGATTTTGTGATTGTCAATTATCGTTGAATTCGAATTTAATCCATTTTAGCTAACTTTGATGTATCAAATGTCATCTCCCAATCGTTGGTAGCCGCGCCCACCACTGGGGGCTATCAAGTCCAGCTGCCTCCCAACTTGCCCTCCACAACTGCGCCGCAGGTACCTGCTATGCCTCTGTTGAACATAAATGAGCTTTTCCAGAAGCTCGTCGCTTCTGGGGTTGTTAAAACTCAGGAAAAACCTCAAGGACATTTTCAGGAATCTGCTCCTACCCCTCCACTTACGAATAACAGAGTTTCAGAGCGAGGTACTACATAAAATTAACTggattttatgattttttaagatcaaatttgtttctcttcAGCTGCTGCGAAACCTCACCAgcaagaaaatggaaaacctCAAAGGCGCAATGTGCCTAAGACACTAAAACCTCTGACTTTCAACAGACCGGAAACTTTGAAAATCCGTCAAGAGGCGCTTTATAATACCATGTATTCAGGCATGCAGTGCTCAAGCTGCGGAATGCGATTCCCTCTTGAGGCCAGTATGTGGTATAGTCAACATCTAGACTGGCACTTCAGGCAGAATAGACGTGGCAAGAAGAATTCTAGGGTAGCAAATAGCAGGAAATGGTACTATTCATTGAGAGATTGGAAAAATTACGAAGAGCTGGAAGATCTTGAGGAACGGGGTACgggaatttttcttcataattttAGATGAGTGTTTGcacttttgtttctttacagagaaaaattactttgatcAACAACAGCAACAAGCCGGTGTTGCGGAAGAGGCCGATGAAGAGGTTGAAATTCCCACAGTTTCAGCCGATCCCAGAACAACTGACGAACGTTGTTACATGTGCAGAGATACCTTTGAGCAGTTTTTCAATGAAGAAAAGGAAGAATGGCATCTGCGCAACGCCATTAGAGTGGAGGATAAGACTTATCATCCAGCTTGTTACGAGGATTATCAAAAGTCGATTCTCAATGACACATTGGATGACAGCAGGAATGAGGGAGATTCCCAGAATGACTTGATTCCAGGGCTGGAAATCGTCCTTGATGATGAAGATGACGATGACGAGATTGTTTCGTTGATTGATGATGATGAAGAGGTCCCGGAAGATGCTCTTAGTCCTGCAAAGGAAGAAGAAGGTATGGTCTTGAAGCAATTCTATGCATTTGGGTGCTTAATGCATAGGAATCGTAGAATCAGAAGAAAAGGTTAAATCAGGAAATCTTTGGAGAATCTTTTTAAAACGCTGTCGGTATTCGGCAAATACATCTTTCGTCTTTTGGCCTTGAGCCAACCGAAAAGTCCTTTTTACTCTTCAATTTATCTCACGGATATCTAAGAGATATGTGTAAATGTTCACATCTGAACAATAGactatatacaaaaaaaatagaacCAGTTTACCTGCCTCGTACTAAAACCCAAATTATCGCAACAGAAATTGGTCACCATTTCCCTCTTGCAAATCTGTACATGATTCGCATTTCGTGacatattgttgaatattACTGCTTAATTTACTAATAACATAATGAATCTTTTAACCAGAGGAGTTTATTACGTGTCTCATGACTCATTTGTTTCTCCTAGCACATTTTTATAGTATCATTGGTTTTCATGACTACTCTCTTCATTAacgaaatttatttctgttGGAAGTCGATTTTACGATCACGAATTTACTTCTGAAATTATGTAGGTCATGAGTTTTACTATCACAGATATTCTCAGTTGTGTCAGGGaagtaatttctttttatctttagtaaataaaatatttagaacgTTGCTATGCATTGAGTGATTAACtcgtaaaatgtaaaattttgaataaataactattaacaGTGGCTCCGGAAGATGATGGCGATGACGATGACGTTATCCTGAACGAAGTAGCCCCTGTCAGAATCGTTGTAgacgatgatgatgatgaagtTCCTACAACGGAGCACACCGAGCCTGTAATGATTAAACAAGAAAAGCCTGCTTTGGACGATGATGGTTTTGTGGACGTTGACGAAATCATCACGCTAAAAGAAATTGGACAAGTGAAGATAAAGAGTGAACCTGTCGAAGATGGTAAgcctcatttaattttttttattaaaccaaCGATTTACTTTACCTTTTTCCCCTCACTTACTTACCTTTTTCCCAATGCTTTGCCAGCTCGAAATAGTCAAGGTATTTCAGTGAATTTGTGTTTAGTGCAgtttcaaaaactaataatgCTCTCTTATAGATTTCCGGGTTGCAGACTTAGCACACACCTCAGACAAAAGAACTGACGATGAAGATTCGATCAAAACAACGCCCTGTGAAAAGATCTCTGTTCCAGTGACATCGCATCTACAGCTGATAACCTCAATGGATGGAAACATAGAATTAAGCGCCCCTACCACCGCGCGTTCCACTATTAGCGGAGGAAATaagattaaaataaacatttcaaagCCATTACCTGTGATAACCCCCAAGGAAACTAGTGAGATTGGTGATAGTAGTGATGTAATAGTGAAAGCTAGTGAAATCTCTATGGAAGAGCTTGATATTCTGAACTATAAACCTGCCCTTCAAAATGTGCCCTTGAAAAAGCTACCTCCTGTCCAAAAATGCACCGAACTGACCGGGTTGTGCTCTATAATGTGAAGTTCTCAATGGGTGTTTTTGGCGTTTTAGTACAATTGACACATTTGCCCGTGTTGAAGCACCTTTTGAGTTCAATTTCTAGGACTAGTCCGTAACCTATTTGAGAGTTTAAAGATAATTTGTATATAATGAGCATTTTTGCCTATAATAGGaagttgcaaatttttgtatgttgttggaataaaccattattttgaccattgtttttatttggcCTCTCGATGGTCGTGGGTGAAGGTTCGCGTaaagtgtaataaaatttattaagtgtATATACTGGGTGTATCTACGTATAAGCAATGTAGTCAAAAATAGtctggaaataaaattctagTGGAACATTcaaatctttttttcttttctcccGTAGAACGATAGAACCCTTATTTATAGGTAGTGTTaagataattttctaaaatcaaTGATCCAAACTTTTCTCCTTCTGATAActtaaaaacttcaatttttttttctcttggcTTTGATGCCGGTTCGTCTGCAAAGagagtattttttatttgagacaACCGGGTCGGTCTAATTTAGCTTTGGCCATATCTACAGCCGCCCAGGGTTCAATTGTGGAAATCTGGGTAAAAAGCGCTTTTTGGGCACACTGGCGGATATGTTAGGAAAGTTCTTCCGCAGGTTGGATATCAATCGCTGTCAAAGACCCGATCTAGTCTCTGTAGATCTGCACCCTATAATAAATTCTCAAGGCGCAGATCTAGATCAGGGCCTTTTTAGAAATCATTCCACCCTGATGAAGACACTTACCTATCCATTCCCCGAGTGATTGGGCTCCTTTTCCTGACCAGCAGTCAGTCTTCAGACCACGTGTGTACGCGATCTAACCTCAAAAATGGAGGTACACAGAAAACTGACACTGGTCTTGTAAGGCTAACCACATAAGTACATCCTCAATTCCTCTTCGAATCAAACATCTCAAAACGTCATTTAGGCAGTTTTTTGCGTTTACAATGGCAATCGTCATTTGGCTTTCATCCGTCATTACCGCAGAAATGTCATTAGCTTGTTGCAACCGATGAAGAAGCTGTACTGGAACGCCTTAAAGAAACATTCTGCGCAAGCGCATTTctgatttcaaatttaaatttgtaatgtGAGTTGCCCAGAAAGATTCTCGAACCGTTCTCTGATAGTTTCTTGACTGGTTGATGTAAACACCATACTCTCGTGATTTCTGAATAGTGCAGGctggtatttaaaatttccttgtaATGCTaacagttttaataatttgtctaTCTTTAACCATTTCTCAATAAATTCATAACAACCACTATCGAAATATTTCGTAATTGTGTTTCTTTGTACATCGGAAAAATCAACTAGAAAGTTAGTAGCAATTAAAAACAACTACGGTCCTGGCAAATAgccagattaaaaaaaaaaaattaaagatccAGGATCTAAGTAGGAACCAGAAGCACTCCGCAAGCAAAGTAAACATCAACAAAGCTCTTCAATAAAAACTATTGAATTAATTATGTTCAAATATAACCTAAACAACATTTAGTTGCCTTAAACCAGAGTACTActcttttcattattattatttcaaatttttatacgaATTGTTCATCTATCAGTTATCCCAAATGAAAGTCGAAGTGGAAGATATGGACGTGAGCCCTATATGTGATTCAGTGGTAAGTATTCTTTGAACTACCCCAACAAGCACTTTACTCATGTCTGTTCTAAACAGTCATCCTTAATCGAGGGATGCAGACTTAATGTTCAGATGCAAGGGACAGCAGATTGGCGTAAGACACATGTAGTAATGTTAACTGTGatttaatgttaatattattgtAGCTCTAGCAGAAATTATAAGCATAAAAGATGTACAGGGGATGAAGTACTATTATGTTCACTATGTAGATTGTAAGTATGTGCATTTTGCCCTATTTGGAAAATACTGTAGGTATAGGCACTTTTACCAAGGAACCTTCTGCCTGAAAATGTTAACAAATACATTCTtgctgtttattttttttgcatatcaAACTGTGTTAAGTACTAAAATACCAAATTGTATAATATCTTCAAAGCAGTTGTGATGTCACAGGGGCCAGAATCCATAAAATCCCCTTTAGAGGGCAGAGGAGGAGCTAGGGTTGATCAAAACACCAAGACAGTTTCTAtatttttgaagaagaaatttggaagtttctagcaaattgaaattttcctaaTAGCCTCATTACAAAGGTAGAGATAAACCCGAGTCGGTAGGGTTGGTAAAAACGATCCAGAACGGTGGATTAGAAAGGGTCCGAAAAATAGCCTAGTTATAATAACTTGAAAGCTCGTATAAAGAAGCTAGCTTCTTTAGAGACCCAACCAAAACGTTTTTGTCATTGTTGACCACTTGaataaaaaagattatttacataatatcAATTTCTAGgcataaaattttctgtttctCATTTAGCaattatatcaaaaagtttGTGTTATCTAGTCAGTCCTGAGTATTTTTACCTTTCAGAGATTACTATCGCTAAAACTTTCACACTTGATTTGAGACCTTAACCGTGACCTTGACCTGAGAAACCTTGCAAATTCTTGTATCTAACATtctgtttttatatttcacaAAATGTATGATCGCTTTTTTCATAGTTAACAAGCGCTTAGATGAATGGGTAACTGAAGAGTCACTGGACACAAGAAAAGTACATTTTCCTCGTAAAGATGTAGGTCCTGGCACCGGGGTGACAACTCCCAAGAAAATCCTCATTGGTAGTGGAATAAGCAGTGGCATGAACAGCAGCGCTCAAGCTTCCAGGCCGTCCAGTCCTATTATTTCCACCAATTCAGAACTACTAAATGGAAATGCGGTTCTTGCGGCAgcgttacaaaaaaaaatgaataggaAAAGAAAAGGACCTTCTTTAGAAAGTGAAGATTCACAAGAAGGACCTTTGACCAATCCACCTCCTCCAGGACCGAGACAATCGGGAAGTATGGTCTCGCATCATGACGATATAGTGACG is part of the Euwallacea fornicatus isolate EFF26 chromosome 8, ASM4011564v1, whole genome shotgun sequence genome and harbors:
- the LOC136340713 gene encoding polyadenylation and cleavage factor homolog 11-like isoform X2, which gives rise to MTTPEVIKAEYMSSLADLTFNSKPLINVLTMLAEENLPNAKIIVQAIEEHLAKVAVDVKLPILYLVDCIVKNVGQMYTSIFSQNIASTFCTVFKVVDEKTRLEMFKLRQTWNDVFPQMKLYAIDVQIHQIDPAWPVTAQPANSIHLNPRFLINSTPTSQANNYQKTEPSATPSPVPVKPALSTTSSPSADMETLLMQEQLIQKQKELLVLQRKTLELEVLQTQVKLQEQIKAGGRRPPISTNILLAPEVANQLIPEVINNKVRPSGTPYRAYGQPKIKPVNPALASARPSRDPRLMRRQQQQKLQQLAQKTPVVTTTSSMHDQKVAVLESNKNLHNKSSVRDIPRDPRLSKRGNKKSKFLSKSREPFSDQKSRNVDKPSGALPKLNPSSSSSLSSADLDSPPKTKRLPDKHRKREKPREFDSASSTKRGKLQNSNKEARKEESMGAKNEVPGNFVKNVKNTNWNYVGPNLAANTASIEDEDLRLASASSQNDNSIKVNSESVGAKQKSLETTPSHISSPLNKPMDVDLRPRHHHLSPTLAKKRTSPEVSKQSSKRSRSFDVLFGSEDTDLRQIAVQAEETRENGAVDRPATPPPPIISAEKSIQNSVRRALPASPIRSDLDAVRAKLANVTNRDKVLSRSSNFDVSNVISQSLVAAPTTGGYQVQLPPNLPSTTAPQVPAMPLLNINELFQKLVASGVVKTQEKPQGHFQESAPTPPLTNNRVSERAAAKPHQQENGKPQRRNVPKTLKPLTFNRPETLKIRQEALYNTMYSGMQCSSCGMRFPLEASMWYSQHLDWHFRQNRRGKKNSRVANSRKWYYSLRDWKNYEELEDLEEREKNYFDQQQQQAGVAEEADEEVEIPTVSADPRTTDERCYMCRDTFEQFFNEEKEEWHLRNAIRVEDKTYHPACYEDYQKSILNDTLDDSRNEGDSQNDLIPGLEIVLDDEDDDDEIVSLIDDDEEVPEDALSPAKEEEVAPEDDGDDDDVILNEVAPVRIVVDDDDDEVPTTEHTEPVMIKQEKPALDDDGFVDVDEIITLKEIGQVKIKSEPVEDDFRVADLAHTSDKRTDDEDSIKTTPCEKISVPVTSHLQLITSMDGNIELSAPTTARSTISGGNKIKINISKPLPVITPKETSEIGDSSDVIVKASEISMEELDILNYKPALQNVPLKKLPPVQKCTELTGLCSIM
- the LOC136340713 gene encoding polyadenylation and cleavage factor homolog 11-like isoform X1, with amino-acid sequence MTTPEVIKAEYMSSLADLTFNSKPLINVLTMLAEENLPNAKIIVQAIEEHLAKVAVDVKLPILYLVDCIVKNVGQMYTSIFSQNIASTFCTVFKVVDEKTRLEMFKLRQTWNDVFPQMKLYAIDVQIHQIDPAWPVTAQPANSIHLNPRFLINSTPTSQANNYQKTEPSATPSPVPVKPALSTTSSPSADMETLLMQEQLIQKQKELLVLQRKTLELEVLQTQVKLQEQIKAGGRRPPISTNILLAPEVANQLIPEVINNKVRPSGTPYRAYGQPKIKPVNPALASARPSRDPRLMRRQQQQKLQQLAQKTPVVTTTSSMHDQKVAVLESNKNLHNKSSVRDIPRDPRLSKRGNKKSKFLSKSREPFSDQKSRNVDKPSGALPKLNPSSSSSLSSADLDSPPKTKRLPDKHRKREKPREFDSASSTKRGKLQNSNKEARKEESMGAKNEVPGNFVKNVKNTNWNYVGPNLAANTASIEDEDLRLASASSQNDNSIKVNSESVGAKQKSLETTPSHISSPLNKPMDVDLRPRHHHLSPTLAKKRTSPEVSKQSSKRSRSFDVLFGSEDTDLRQIAVQAEETRENGAVDRPATPPPPIISAEKSIQNSVRRALPASPIRSDLDAVRAKLANVTNRDKVLSRSSNFDVSNVISQSLVAAPTTGGYQVQLPPNLPSTTAPQVPAMPLLNINELFQKLVASGVVKTQEKPQGHFQESAPTPPLTNNRVSERAAAKPHQQENGKPQRRNVPKTLKPLTFNRPETLKIRQEALYNTMYSGMQCSSCGMRFPLEASMWYSQHLDWHFRQNRRGKKNSRVANSRKWYYSLRDWKNYEELEDLEEREKNYFDQQQQQAGVAEEADEEVEIPTVSADPRTTDERCYMCRDTFEQFFNEEKEEWHLRNAIRVEDKTYHPACYEDYQKSILNDTLDDSRNEGDSQNDLIPGLEIVLDDEDDDDEIVSLIDDDEEVPEDALSPAKEEEVAPEDDGDDDDVILNEVAPVRIVVDDDDDEVPTTEHTEPVMIKQEKPALDDDGFVDVDEIITLKEIGQVKIKSEPVEDARNSQDFRVADLAHTSDKRTDDEDSIKTTPCEKISVPVTSHLQLITSMDGNIELSAPTTARSTISGGNKIKINISKPLPVITPKETSEIGDSSDVIVKASEISMEELDILNYKPALQNVPLKKLPPVQKCTELTGLCSIM